One genomic region from Fictibacillus marinisediminis encodes:
- a CDS encoding SDR family NAD(P)-dependent oxidoreductase, whose amino-acid sequence MFKNKVVIVTGAGQGIGRQIAIDFAAAGAKVVLADQKEKEAKETLEKIQSNKGKALLIPTDVRQPEDIISLMGQTKREFGPVDILINNAGKGVWKSPFDLDVEEWDNVIQTNLRSVFLCSREAAKQMKENGGGSIVNIASTRASMSEPNSEAYAATKGGITALTHALAASFSEHGITVNAISPGWIETQDYEGLRDVDHQQHWSKRVGKPSDISSACLYLTAPDNNFINGENLVIDGGMTRKMIYHH is encoded by the coding sequence TTGTTTAAGAATAAAGTTGTCATCGTTACTGGAGCAGGACAGGGAATTGGCAGGCAAATCGCCATTGATTTTGCGGCTGCGGGAGCAAAAGTGGTGCTGGCTGACCAAAAGGAAAAGGAAGCGAAAGAGACTTTGGAAAAGATACAGTCCAATAAAGGGAAAGCTCTTCTTATTCCAACAGATGTACGCCAGCCTGAAGATATTATCTCACTTATGGGGCAGACAAAAAGGGAATTTGGGCCAGTTGATATTCTGATCAACAATGCCGGCAAAGGGGTCTGGAAGTCTCCGTTCGATTTGGACGTGGAAGAATGGGATAATGTCATTCAAACCAATCTTCGAAGTGTATTTCTATGTTCGCGGGAAGCCGCAAAACAGATGAAAGAAAATGGGGGAGGCTCCATCGTTAATATCGCATCGACAAGAGCATCCATGTCAGAACCTAACAGTGAGGCATACGCGGCAACGAAAGGCGGCATAACAGCTCTCACTCATGCATTGGCCGCATCGTTCAGCGAACATGGCATTACGGTTAACGCCATCAGCCCAGGTTGGATTGAAACCCAAGACTATGAAGGTTTAAGAGATGTTGACCATCAACAGCATTGGTCAAAGAGGGTTGGAAAACCATCGGATATCTCTAGCGCCTGTTTATATTTAACAGCCCCTGACAATAACTTTATTAACGGTGAGAACCTGGTGATCGATGGTGGAATGACAAGAAAGATGATCTATCACCACTAA